A single genomic interval of Fibrobacter sp. UWB4 harbors:
- a CDS encoding NAD(P)/FAD-dependent oxidoreductase, whose translation MFCNNEYDVVVIGAGPGGSVAARNLSRAGHKVLLLEKREKIGYPVRCGEASTKLSDLQTYGPIDEDCIETIINGLYIYGPNGVNIDLSQKGTGIMLNREKFDPWLAHLAANDGVELVTRARAEFVGDVESGTRLVRVKLGDGAGDSTEEVRAKMVIAADGVESRIGRQVGLDCLQKPGFTCTGVDIQVQGILTKPDYLTFWQGHDFINDGYIWSFPKVKSNVTNFGAGFLISSNHGSNVLDITMEWLYKLFPGAKINHVVGGAIPVSSVLKDYTLDRFALVGDAAHHTNPLTGGGIAAAMRAGRFCAQTVHEGLECGNLSKEFLKTYEKRCYDYFGRMHDFEYKFRRFLLNVNKEEQTELYKVLQNFAKHGCKKRAFLQTPVLSAKMLYKFLTFK comes from the coding sequence GAATACGATGTCGTCGTCATTGGCGCAGGTCCCGGCGGAAGCGTTGCCGCCAGAAATCTTTCCCGTGCAGGCCACAAGGTTCTCCTTCTCGAAAAACGCGAGAAGATTGGTTACCCTGTGCGCTGCGGCGAAGCAAGTACCAAGCTTTCGGACTTGCAGACTTACGGCCCGATTGACGAAGATTGCATCGAAACAATTATCAACGGACTTTATATTTACGGCCCGAACGGCGTGAACATCGACCTTTCGCAGAAAGGCACGGGCATCATGCTCAACCGCGAAAAGTTCGACCCGTGGCTCGCCCACCTCGCCGCAAACGACGGCGTTGAACTCGTCACTCGCGCCCGTGCAGAATTTGTCGGAGATGTCGAAAGCGGAACCCGCCTCGTGCGCGTGAAGCTCGGCGATGGCGCCGGCGATTCGACTGAAGAAGTCCGCGCCAAGATGGTCATTGCCGCAGACGGCGTCGAAAGCCGCATCGGGCGCCAAGTCGGACTCGATTGCCTCCAAAAGCCCGGATTCACCTGCACCGGCGTCGATATCCAAGTGCAAGGCATCCTCACCAAGCCGGACTACCTCACATTCTGGCAAGGCCACGACTTTATCAACGACGGTTACATCTGGAGTTTCCCGAAAGTCAAATCCAACGTCACGAACTTCGGCGCCGGATTTTTGATTTCGAGCAATCACGGATCAAACGTCTTGGACATCACGATGGAATGGCTGTACAAGCTCTTCCCGGGTGCAAAAATCAATCATGTTGTCGGAGGTGCGATCCCCGTTTCGAGCGTTCTCAAGGATTACACACTCGACCGCTTTGCCCTCGTTGGCGACGCCGCCCATCACACGAACCCGCTTACAGGTGGCGGCATCGCGGCCGCCATGCGCGCCGGACGGTTCTGTGCCCAGACCGTCCACGAGGGCCTCGAATGCGGCAACTTGAGCAAGGAATTCCTCAAGACGTACGAAAAGCGCTGCTACGATTACTTTGGTCGCATGCACGACTTTGAATACAAGTTCCGCAGATTCCTCCTGAACGTCAACAAGGAAGAACAGACAGAACTCTACAAGGTCCTCCAGAACTTCGCAAAGCACGGCTGCAAAAAGCGCGCCTTCTTGCAAACGCCCGTTCTCTCCGCGAAAATGCTCTACAAGTTCCTCACGTTCAAATAG
- a CDS encoding branched-chain amino acid aminotransferase: protein MCTFAKKVNTMQVDLKNVDWKTLPFGYYDTDYNVRCYYRNGEWGKIEVSSSKDISIHMAATCLHYGQEGFEGLKAYTGKDGKVRIFRVEENAKRMQNTANRILMAVPPVELFREMVHTVVKLNKRFVPPYGYGATLYIRPLLIGMSPEVGVKPADEYLLMMFVTPVGPYFKDGFKPVDMMISRNYDRAAPQGTGTVKVGGNYAASLQSLAEAKKLGYSSTIYLDAKEKKYIDECGPANFFGIKGKTYVTPKSESILPSITNKSLQQLAEYLGYTVERRQVPFEELAEFSETAECGTAAVITPIKKIVDPVAGKEFTYGDGKNPGPVCTELFNKYTAIQFGEAEDPFGWTEVVDL, encoded by the coding sequence AGGTTAATACTATGCAAGTTGATTTGAAAAATGTCGATTGGAAGACGCTCCCCTTCGGTTATTACGATACCGATTACAATGTCCGCTGCTACTACCGCAATGGTGAATGGGGCAAGATTGAAGTATCTTCTTCCAAGGACATCAGCATCCATATGGCCGCTACTTGCTTGCATTACGGCCAGGAAGGTTTTGAAGGCCTCAAGGCTTACACGGGCAAGGATGGTAAGGTCCGTATTTTCCGCGTCGAAGAAAATGCTAAGCGTATGCAGAATACGGCCAACCGCATTTTGATGGCTGTTCCGCCGGTTGAACTTTTCCGCGAAATGGTCCACACTGTGGTGAAATTGAACAAGCGCTTTGTTCCGCCTTATGGTTATGGCGCAACGCTCTACATCCGTCCGCTCCTGATTGGTATGAGTCCGGAAGTGGGTGTGAAGCCTGCTGATGAATATTTGCTTATGATGTTTGTGACTCCGGTGGGTCCGTACTTCAAGGACGGGTTCAAGCCGGTGGATATGATGATCAGCCGCAACTACGACCGCGCTGCTCCGCAGGGTACGGGTACGGTGAAGGTCGGCGGTAACTACGCTGCAAGCCTTCAGTCCCTTGCTGAAGCCAAGAAGCTCGGTTACTCCAGCACGATTTATCTCGATGCAAAGGAAAAGAAGTATATCGACGAATGCGGTCCGGCAAACTTCTTCGGCATCAAGGGCAAGACCTACGTGACCCCGAAGTCCGAATCCATCTTGCCGTCTATTACGAACAAGAGCTTGCAGCAGTTGGCTGAATACCTCGGCTACACTGTGGAACGTCGCCAGGTTCCGTTTGAAGAACTTGCTGAATTCAGCGAAACGGCTGAATGCGGTACGGCTGCCGTGATCACCCCGATCAAGAAGATTGTGGATCCGGTCGCAGGCAAGGAATTCACTTACGGTGACGGCAAGAATCCGGGTCCGGTCTGCACGGAACTTTTCAACAAGTACACGGCTATCCAGTTCGGTGAAGCTGAAGATCCGTTCGGCTGGACTGAAGTTGTTGATCTTTAA